From a region of the Lactuca sativa cultivar Salinas chromosome 4, Lsat_Salinas_v11, whole genome shotgun sequence genome:
- the LOC111916480 gene encoding uncharacterized membrane protein At3g27390: MLNILPDWLKTLYVVFAFCSALFFGALKSVLVGPIAALILITGNVGVILALFPTHVAWTVYTLLKTNRFDAPLKVAFLFGLPVLFGLWLGLSIGGSVLVGLGYGFFAPWISSFEAFRHEDESNKFLHSIVDGTWGTIKGSCTVVRDFADLCYHSYPLYLKELRESPSDSELRTLRFIHVPACIIVGLLGIVIDVPLYTAIAVVKSPYMLFKGWQRFIHDLISREGPFLETACIPIAGLTILVWPIVVIGSVILAIVSSIFIGLYGSAVVYQERSFKRGVAYVIAMVAEFDEYTNDWLYLREGSVFPKPKYRKKRVLPHSTEVSISVGGSRSSDGKQNGGSMQAPPIMTMPTLSSSRSVREAIREVKMVQVWENLMRVCEMSGKELLDANVISPNELYDWLNPKKGNPCPIIGTGLPCYAFFQNLLRSIKHGSEGLVLLDGLEITHLNRPQDRVLDWFFHPIMVLKEQIRVLQLTEGEIRYLEKIILFGTDPKRMESWDNGSFEPEDAVRVAQIQGISRRLIGLTRGTSKLPTYRRKYRNVIKNLIVYCLARDGSTRSMSMRSVASV; the protein is encoded by the exons ATGCTAAACATCTTGCCAGATTGGTTGAAGACCCTCTATGTCGTTTTTGCCTTCTGTTCTGCTTTGTTCTTCGGTGCTCTCAAAA GTGTATTGGTGGGTCCAATTGCTGCTTTGATTCTAATTACAGGAAATGTTGGAGTGATTTTAGCTCTCTTTCCTACTCATGTTGCGTGGACTGTTTATACTCTTCTCAA GACAAATAGATTTGATGCACCATTGAAAGTAGCGTTCTTGTTTGGTTTGCCGGTTCTATTTGGGCTTTGGTTGGGCCTAAGCATTGGAGGAAGTGTTCTTGTTGGCCTTGGTTATGGCTTCTTTGCTCCATGGATTTCATCTTTTGAAGCCTTTCGACATGAAGATGAATCCAACAAGTTCCTACACTCCATTGTG GATGGAACATGGGGAACGATTAAGGGAAGTTGCACAGTCGTTCGAGATTTTGCTGACCTCTGTTATCATTCTTATCCTCTCTACTTGAAGGAGCTTCGTGAATCCCCCTCAGATAGTGAGCTTCGAACTCTAAG GTTCATTCATGTGCCAGCGtgcataattgttggattactggGAATTGTCATTGATGTTCCTCTTTACACTGCGATTGCAGTGGTAAAGAGTCCGTACATGTTGTTTAAAGGGTGGCAAAGATTCATTCATGATTTAATTAGTCGTGAAGGACCATTTCTTGAAACCGCATGCATACCAATTGCTGGTTTGACTATTCTTGTGTGGCCGATTGTTGTTATTGGGAGCGTTATATTGGCTATCGTTTCAAGTATATTTATAGGCTTGTATGGCTCAGCTGTGGTATATCAG GAAAGGTCATTCAAGAGGGGTGTTGCTTATGTGATTGCCATGGTTGCGGAGTTTGATGAGTACACAAATGACTGGTTGTACCTTCGAGAGGGTTCGGTTTTCCCAAA ACCAAAATACCGAAAGAAAAGAGTTCTTCCTCATTCAACCGAGGTTTCAATTTCAGTTGGTGGTAGTCGATCATCTGATGGGAAACAAAACGGTGGCTCGATGCAGGCCCCACCTATAATGACAATGCCTACATTATCATCCTCGAGATCAGTTAGGGAGGCCATACGAGAGGTTAAAATGGTCCAG GTTTGGGAAAACTTGATGCGAGTTTGTGAAATGAGTGGAAAGGAACTACTCGATGCAAACGTAATATCCCCCAATGAACTTTACGATTGGTTAAACCCTAAAAAAGGAAACCCCTGTCCCATAATCGGCACTGGTTTACCTTGTTATGCCTTCTTCCAAAACCTTCTCCGATCAATCAAACATGGTTCCGAAGGTCTTGTCCTTCTCGATGGCCTCGAAATCACCCATTTAAATCGACCCCAAGATCGAGTACTCGACTGGTTTTTTCACCCAATTATGGTCCTCAAAGAACAAATCAGAGTACTCCAATTGACCGAAGGTGAAATTAGGTATCTAGAAAAGATAATTCTCTTTGGAACCGATCCTAAACGAATGGAATCATGGGATAACGGCAGTTTTGAACCGGAAGATGCTGTTAGGGTGGCTCAAATTCAAGGCATCAGTAGAAG GTTGATAGGGTTAACACGTGGGACATCGAAGCTACCGACTTATAGAAGAAAGTATCGAAATGTGATCAAGAACTTGATTGTATATTGTTTAGCTCGTGATGGGTCGACGAGATCGATGTCTATGAGATCGGTAGCAAGTGTGTAG